The nucleotide window CCGCGTCGGCACCGCCGCCAGCGCCTCGACGTCGAGCCGGTACGTGGACACCGCGAGAGAGCGGTCGCTCAGCAGCGGGTCGTCGCGGCGGCCGTCGTCGTCGGTGGGCAGGCCGAACTGGACCGGGTCCGCCGGTGGCAGTGCGAAGTAGGCATCGGTGAACTCGCCTTGCCACGACGTCATCGCGATGAACGCCGCCATCCCCGCGCCGAAGCCCTTGGCCTGATAGGCATCCCGCATCGCCTGGCCTGCCCGCTCGGCCGCGGCGGCGTCCGGCAGTGACTCCACCAGCGGCGGCTCGTGGGCGACGAACGTGGTCACGTCCTCCGGGTGCGCGGTGACCAGCGCGAACCCGGCGACCGCCCCGCCGCTGCTCCCGAACACCTCGACCGGGCCGGCCCCCAGCGCCTGGATGACGGCGTGGACGTCGGCCGCCTGGAGGGCGGGCACGTGGTCTTCCCGCCCGTCCTTGCGGACGCTGCGCCCGAGCCCGCGCGGGTCGTAGGTGACCACTGTGCGGTCGGCGAAGTACGACGCCAAGGTGTCGAACCCCTCGGCGGTCATCGGCTGCCCGATCATGAGCAGCGGCGGCCGCGGGCTCTCGGCGGGCGCCGGGCCGCGGACGTCGTAGACGATGTCGGCTGCGGGTGTTTCCAGTGTGTGCGCGGTCATCGGGCCTCCCCTGATCTGGACTCGTCGAGAGACTAGCCCGGGGGTCCGACAAGTTTCGCCACGGCGAGCAACGGCGAAGAAGGCGAACGGGACAGGTGGTCGCGCGCCGTGGTGTCGATCCACGTCGGCGGGGCTTATGAGGCTCCGCTGGTTGCCGAACCGCGCGCGTGGGTTGACCGACCGGACTCGCACCGGTTTCGCCCGGGGTCACAGCCCGGGGCCTCGTCTCCTTCGGCTTCGGCCAACGTAGCGCGTCCGGGAGTCGAACCCGGGTCTCCCGGGTGAAAACCGGGAATCCGTTCCACTGGACCAACGCGCCGAGCACTCGCGTCCGTGCACTGGTTGCGACGAAGACGAGCGCGGGGGAAAGGTTCACGACACAAAAGAAAGCCGCCCGGATCGGTTTCCCGACGGGGGCGGCTCCCTCGACCACGACGTGGCTACGTCATGGCGGGAACCCCCGAGGAATGCGGCATGTGTCGCCGTTCCATGGTCGTCATGCTGCCCTCCTCGGTTCGTGTGGACCCATCATCACCGCCGCTGTCGACGGTCGTCAACGCAATTAAGCGTCCTCCCGGGACAGCTGCCGGGCCGCGCGCCCGATGGCCGACTCGACCGCGCCGACCCGGTCGGCCAGCAGGCCCACCGCGCCGACCGCGCGGCTCAGCGGGTCCTCGCCGTCGCCGCCCAGCGCCTGTTCGCGCAGGTACGCGGCCTTGACGTCGGCCCACCGCTCGGCCTGCGCCGCGGACAGCCGTCCCCGCAGCTCGGCCAGCTTGAGCAGGTTGGCCTCGGCGCCCGAGGTCAACGTCTGCGCCTCACCGGCGTAGTGGTCGTCGATCATGGCTTCGAGCTCCGCGTCGTTCATCGCGGGCACGATCCGCTCGGCCAGCTTGTTCATGTTCCGGTACGAACCCTGCAGCTGGAACGGCGGTTCGGTGCGCGAAGCGTCCGCCTGCGCCGCCGAAGCGATGTACGCCTGGTTGTTCGCCAGCACGGTCCGCTGCACCCGCAGGAGCTTCCGCAGCACGGCCAGGACCTGCTCCAGCTCCGCCGCCGAATACGCGTGCGAAAGCTGGTCGGCGCGCACGGAGCCGTCGCCGCGCGCCATCCGGACCAGGATGTCCACATCGGACCGTTCGCGGGACACGAGCGGCGCCAGCACGGCGTTCGACGTCAACGCGTTCTCGACGTAGCTCAGCGCGAAGAGCTCTTCCTTGCCGGACAGCACGTCGCCGAGGTTCCACACGTCCGCGCGGTTGGCGAGCATGTCGGGGATGCGGAACCGCTTGCCCTGCTCGGTGTACGGGTTTCCGGCCATGCAGACCGCGAACCGCTTGCCGCGCAGGTCGTACGTGCGCGTGCGGCCCTCCCACACGCCTTCCATCCGCCGCTGCGCGTCACACAATGAGATGAACTTCTGCAGCAGTTCCGGTGACGTGTGCTGGATGTCGTCGAGGTACAGCAGCACGTTGTTGCCCTGCTCCAGCGCGAACGAGATCTTCTCGACCTCCTGCCGCGCGGTCGCGTTCGGCGCGTCGGCCGGGTCGACCGAGGTGACGTCATGGCCGAGCGCCGGCCCGTTGACCTTCACGAACACCAGCCCGAGGCGGCTGGCGACGTACTCCATGAGCGTCGTCTTGCCGTACCCCGGCGGCGAGATGAGCAGCAGCAGGCCCGACTGGTCGGTGCGCTTGGCGTCCCCGGCCGCGCCGAGCTGCTTGGCCAGGTTGTCCCCGATCAGCGGCAGGTAGACCTCGTCGAGCAGCCTGTTCCGTACGAAGGCGCTCATCACCTTCGGCTTGTACTCCGCCAGCCGGAGCCGGTCGCGTTCGGCCGCCACCAGTTCGTTGCGCTGCCGCTGGTACGCGCGGAAACCCGGCACGCGGTCGCGCCGGAAGCGGTGGGTCCTGGCGAGCGTTTCGTCGAGCCGCACGGTCACCGACCGCCCGGTGATCCGCGGGTGCGCGCCGAGCAGGCCGTCCACAGTGGCCGTCAGCGTCGCCGACGAGTCGTACCGCGGCAGGTCGCACAGCTCGATCGCGACGGCTTCGGGCAGCTCGTCGGCCGGCAGCCCAACCGAGTCTACAAAGGACCGCAGCCAGGCGTCGGCGAGCTGGAACCGGTCCGCCAGCGCGTCGAGCGAGCGCACGTCTTCGGCGAAGCTGCGCCGGTCGAGCCGGAACTTGTCCAGCACCGCCCGCGCGCCGCCGCTGGTGACGAACCCGGCGGGCGCGACGGCCAGCTCCTCGACCAGGTACTCGCCGGCGAACTCGGCGTCGAGCCCCAGCCCGCCGGTGAACGCCGTCACCGCGTCCGTGAGCTCCCGCGCCAGCGCGTCCAGCGCCGGAGTGGGACCGAACGCCTCCCGCACCCGCACGAGCGACGCGGCCCGCGTCGTCCAGGCGGCCCGCGCCTGCTCGTCGGCGCCGAACGCCCAGAACAGCTGGGCCGCCGCCCGGGCCGCGGGCGGGTAGCGCAGCAGCCCGGCGGCGGACCGCAGCCGCAGCAGGGCCGCCAGGATCGCGGCGGCGTCGTGGTCGTGCACCCCGCGCGCGTACCCCTCGTCGTACCGCTCGCCTGCCACGCTGCGCACGACGTCGAGCAGGTCGGCTTCGACCAGCTCCGCCGCCGGCCGTTCGGCGAGGATCGACGTCGCCAGGTACTCGGCCCGGTAGACCTCCGGCGACTCCGAGACCAGCAGCTGCTCCCAGTACGGCCGCGTCGCCTCGAACGCGGCGTCGCGCACCGGCGCCCGGTAGTCGGTGCCGGTGATCGCGAACTTCATCGAGCCGTCGTGCGGCACCAGCGTGAGGTCGATGTCCTGGGTGTTGACGGCGAAGGTGTTGCGGCCGAGGCGGATCGTCTCGCCGCCCTCGCCGTAGAGGTCGCGCAGGGCCCGGCCGGCCTCCTGGCGGGCGGCCTTCACCCGGCCGTCGAGCTCCTCGGCCCGCACCTGGTCGCCGAGCGCCCGCAGGTCCTCGACGACGCTGCGCAGCTTCGACACCATCGGGTCGGCCGCGAAGTAGGTGTTGATCTCTTCGACCGAGCCTAGCGAGCCGACCCGGCGCGTCACGCTGCCGAGGATGCGCTCGGCTGACGAGACCAGCCTGTCCGCCCGCCGCGCCCGCTCGTCGAGCAGCGCCTGCTTTCGCGAGGAGAACGCCTCGTAGACGTCGGTGCGCTTCTCCCCGAGCGAGGTCAGGAAGTCGTCGAACTCCCCGAACCGCGATTCGAGGTTCTCCAGCTGCAGCAGCAACCTGCCCAGCTGCTCGTCGCAGCGTTCCGGGGTGTCGGCGACCGCGAGCCCGCCCGTGATGGCCTGCGCGAGCAGCGCGAACTCGGCGGCGAACTCCGCCCGGCCCTCGGTCTCCAGGAGTTCCTTGCGCCGCGCGTCGAGCGTGGCCCTGGCCCGGTTGACCGCGCCGATCACCTCGCCGACGCGCTCCAGGATCTTCGTCCGGACGACGGCGTCGGCGATGTCCAGGCCGCCCACGACGTCGGTGAGGACCTCCAGGCCGGCGGACTGCTCGTCGAGCCGCTCGGCGACCGTACCGGCCTCGGCGACGGTCTTGATCGCGCCCGCGGCGACGATCAGCCCGTCCACCTCGGCGTGGTAGCCGGTGAACGCCTCCTCGCCCTGCAGGAACCGCACGGCCCGCTGCGCGGCCTCGGAGAACTCCGTGTCCAGTTCGGCGATCAGCGTGTCGACCCGGGCGGTGTCGGCGTACCGCAGCTCCCGCACGGTGACCAGCCGCCCGCGCGCCCGGTGCATCTCGGCGAGGCGGCGCACCCACGCGTCCGCCGCGTTGAGCG belongs to Amycolatopsis tolypomycina and includes:
- a CDS encoding alpha/beta fold hydrolase — protein: MTAHTLETPAADIVYDVRGPAPAESPRPPLLMIGQPMTAEGFDTLASYFADRTVVTYDPRGLGRSVRKDGREDHVPALQAADVHAVIQALGAGPVEVFGSSGGAVAGFALVTAHPEDVTTFVAHEPPLVESLPDAAAAERAGQAMRDAYQAKGFGAGMAAFIAMTSWQGEFTDAYFALPPADPVQFGLPTDDDGRRDDPLLSDRSLAVSTYRLDVEALAAVPTRIVVAVGEETGEVFTGRTALGTAKRLGQEATVFPSHHGGFLGGEFGYAGQPEAFAKKLREVLED
- a CDS encoding DNA repair ATPase, which codes for MTAAETELDAGTYEVLRARLAAQAAELAKRADELNARRLEVFGSAQLALVGTERIRTANNCVPRDIVAVDGRLLFGYNVFIGLKPETAIDDVFSLQRFSRDEDAFRFDDVSADELPELLRDEQFGRDFGELYRYYRQAKLLQLRRLDGKLLAVFQIGPRTEDIRVLRWAIAADGSVSYLDSRGERDHVFPPSHDFEWIETTREQHVLGRHPHISIEDEVFVETVGGNLTVKVENNTETGAGVYAEPVDEPLQSLADAEVAYARIGPLILLRMLPYKETTYRYLVFNTRTQDVVRLDGIGQACQRLPEDHGIIFPGGYYLDTGVSKTFDTTVDGLEFERVIRSPNGEDVLYVFHARAEGRSLLLPYNVIRKEVANPIPCHGYSLFDDGTMILFRALSDEPSRVHPMQVWRTPFQSDTYAASQPAGTGPLERVGNADLVRGISDCLSITRMAGEMAPSAAVFEALIAACARVFDHYHWLGETELGDLRSPLTDVRVTAEQVLDEFETVTSLTAQAAEAVDTAAADTASLVRRVRGEALNAADAWVRRLAEMHRARGRLVTVRELRYADTARVDTLIAELDTEFSEAAQRAVRFLQGEEAFTGYHAEVDGLIVAAGAIKTVAEAGTVAERLDEQSAGLEVLTDVVGGLDIADAVVRTKILERVGEVIGAVNRARATLDARRKELLETEGRAEFAAEFALLAQAITGGLAVADTPERCDEQLGRLLLQLENLESRFGEFDDFLTSLGEKRTDVYEAFSSRKQALLDERARRADRLVSSAERILGSVTRRVGSLGSVEEINTYFAADPMVSKLRSVVEDLRALGDQVRAEELDGRVKAARQEAGRALRDLYGEGGETIRLGRNTFAVNTQDIDLTLVPHDGSMKFAITGTDYRAPVRDAAFEATRPYWEQLLVSESPEVYRAEYLATSILAERPAAELVEADLLDVVRSVAGERYDEGYARGVHDHDAAAILAALLRLRSAAGLLRYPPAARAAAQLFWAFGADEQARAAWTTRAASLVRVREAFGPTPALDALARELTDAVTAFTGGLGLDAEFAGEYLVEELAVAPAGFVTSGGARAVLDKFRLDRRSFAEDVRSLDALADRFQLADAWLRSFVDSVGLPADELPEAVAIELCDLPRYDSSATLTATVDGLLGAHPRITGRSVTVRLDETLARTHRFRRDRVPGFRAYQRQRNELVAAERDRLRLAEYKPKVMSAFVRNRLLDEVYLPLIGDNLAKQLGAAGDAKRTDQSGLLLLISPPGYGKTTLMEYVASRLGLVFVKVNGPALGHDVTSVDPADAPNATARQEVEKISFALEQGNNVLLYLDDIQHTSPELLQKFISLCDAQRRMEGVWEGRTRTYDLRGKRFAVCMAGNPYTEQGKRFRIPDMLANRADVWNLGDVLSGKEELFALSYVENALTSNAVLAPLVSRERSDVDILVRMARGDGSVRADQLSHAYSAAELEQVLAVLRKLLRVQRTVLANNQAYIASAAQADASRTEPPFQLQGSYRNMNKLAERIVPAMNDAELEAMIDDHYAGEAQTLTSGAEANLLKLAELRGRLSAAQAERWADVKAAYLREQALGGDGEDPLSRAVGAVGLLADRVGAVESAIGRAARQLSREDA